Proteins found in one Nitrospirota bacterium genomic segment:
- a CDS encoding isoprenylcysteine carboxylmethyltransferase family protein: protein KGTVVKGLYASIRHPQYLGLAVAGIGLSILWPRFLVAVLWLAMVLIYYFLARDEERRMLKAHKAEYEKYVKNTGMFLPRAVESRVAPSTTPGKAALFTLAAVLVIGGAFSLRAYTTAHLPLWRGASVVALSILPEDARVMDHRMADVLQLQEIRKRLKDGENYLVYVLPENYIMQGLIANTGSEWKLYKRHHAIGMISDWIFHPFRHLREGHHAMHGGPERPGPNPGAVRRLVFLRVRGVEIEKPSDVFSMSAERTPEFMADVDMHEPGILDIKDLPQDTGWGKVPTPVF from the coding sequence AAAGGGGACCGTGGTGAAGGGCCTGTACGCCTCCATCAGACACCCCCAGTACCTTGGGCTTGCCGTCGCGGGCATAGGGCTCTCCATCCTTTGGCCGCGGTTCCTCGTCGCGGTGCTGTGGCTCGCCATGGTGCTGATTTACTACTTCCTGGCCAGGGACGAAGAAAGGAGAATGCTGAAGGCGCACAAGGCGGAGTACGAAAAATATGTGAAGAATACGGGGATGTTCCTCCCCAGGGCGGTCGAAAGCAGGGTCGCTCCTTCCACCACCCCGGGGAAGGCGGCCCTGTTCACGCTGGCGGCCGTGCTGGTCATAGGCGGCGCCTTCTCCCTGAGGGCCTACACGACGGCGCACCTTCCCCTCTGGAGGGGCGCGAGCGTGGTGGCCCTTTCCATCCTCCCGGAAGATGCGCGGGTAATGGACCACAGGATGGCCGACGTGCTCCAGTTGCAGGAGATACGAAAGAGGCTAAAGGACGGGGAAAACTACCTTGTCTACGTCCTGCCTGAAAATTACATCATGCAGGGGCTTATCGCAAATACCGGAAGCGAATGGAAACTCTACAAGAGGCACCATGCAATCGGGATGATAAGCGACTGGATATTCCATCCGTTCAGGCATTTGAGGGAGGGGCATCACGCGATGCACGGCGGCCCGGAGCGCCCTGGACCGAACCCGGGCGCCGTCAGGAGACTGGTGTTTCTGAGGGTGCGCGGCGTTGAAATCGAAAAGCCCTCCGACGTGTTTTCAATGAGCGCCGAGAGGACGCCGGAGTTTATGGCGGACGTTGACATGCACGAACCCGGAATCCTAGACATCAAGGACCTGCCGCAGGATACCGGCTGGGGAAAAGTGCCGACCCCGGTGTTTTAG